DNA sequence from the Halorussus sp. MSC15.2 genome:
CTCGAACTGACGGCGGTTCCGCGAAGCGCGTCTTTCTTGACCCGTTCGTTCGTACCTCCCACCATGAACGACACGCGCCGCGCCGTCCTCGACGCCCTCGCGGACGGACCCGTCCCCGGCCCGGAACTCGCCGACAGCCTCGGCGTCTCGCGCAATGCAGTCTGGAAACACGTGGAGGCGCTCCGCGACGCGGGTTTCGAGATTACCAGCGACGACGACGGCTACGTCCTCGACGCGCCGCCGGAGTACGGCGGTCCCGCGGTCGAGTTCGGTCTCGACGCGCCCTTCGAAGTCGAGTACTACGACGCCATCGGAAGCACGAACGACCGCGCCCGGGAGTTAGCGACCGAGGGGACCGCGGACGTCGCGGTGCTGGCCGACGAGCAGACCGGCAGTCGGGGGCGACTCGACCGGGAGTGGTCGGCCCCCTCGGGTGGGGTCTGGGCGAGCGTCGTCCTCCGGCCCGACCTGCCGCCCGCCCACGCCCCCGCGCTCACCTTGGCGGCCGCGGTGGCGACGACCGACGCTGCCCGCGAGGCGGGTGTCCCCGCCGAAATCAAGTGGCCGAACGACGTGCTCGTCGGCAACGAAGGGGAGAGAGGAGGCCGAAAGCTCGCCGGTATCCTGACCGAGATGGAGGGGGAGGCCGACCGCGTCTCGTGGGTCGTGGTCGGCGTCGGCGTGAACGCGAACGTCTCGACCGACGACCTCCCCGAGGGCGCGACCAGCATCGAGGCGGAGGTCGGCGACATCGACCGCCGGGCGTTCGTCCAGCGCCTCTTGGAGCGATTCGACGAACTCCGGGCCGACCCCGAGAAGGCGGTCGAAGCGTGGCGCGAGCGGTCGGCCACGCTCGGCCAACGCGTGCGGGTCGAGACCGGCGTGGCGCAGAGCGCCACGGACGACGAGCGGGGCGACCGCGAGTCGACCGGGGAACTCGTCGGCGAGGCCGTGGACGTGGCGTTCCCGGGCGCGCTCGTGGTGGAGACCGACGACGGCGAGCGCGTCCGGGTCCACGCGGGCGACTGCGAACACCTGCGCCCGGTGTGAGGTGAATCTCTGACTTGCGCTTTCGACGCGGTACCGTTCAAATACGCCACAGAAACGGCGACGAGAGTTACGACACGCCACGGAACCAGCGACGGGACCTCGAAAGCCCTCGCGCGGTTCGCGGTCAGCGACATATCCTCGACTCGCTTCGCTCGTCTTCGGATAGGGGTCGCTGAGACGACCACGATGAACGCGAGCCGCACTCGCCCTTTCAGTCTACCAAGAGGTCGGCTGATTCACCGAGCGACGTGGATAGTTGGTGGACCGTATCTAAACACTCTCGGCGCGTGCAGGCGGGTGCGGTGACTCCTCGTTGTCGGCCTCAGGACGGTTTACGGTACTGGTGCAGGCAGTGGTCGCGGTGCCGTTCGGTGACTCTGCGGTGCAGGCAGTAGTCGTAAAGTCGCTAGGAATGCTCTTCGAGTCGCCAGTAGCTGATACGAACTCTCGTTTACGGCACCGACCGCCCGACGTTCGCGCTCTCGGTCTCCGATTCGACAGACTCCTCGCCGTCGCCGCCCACCTGCACCGTCAGCACCGGGACCGAACAGGCGCGGACGACGCCCTCGGCGACGCTCCCGAGCAACAGGCGGTCGATGCCGCCCCGGCCGTGGGTGCCCATCACCACGAGGTCGCAGTCCTCGGTCTCGGCGTACTCCACGATGCGCCTGCTCGGCGACCCGTCGAGGATGCTGGACGTGACCTCGACGCCCCGTCTCGACGCGATTTCCTCGACCCGCTCCAGCGCGTTCTGGCCTTCCTCGCGCAGCACGTCGTCCACGCCCTCCCACGAGGTCTCCATGTGGAGACCGCGAACGTCGCCGAGTTGACGACGTAGACGGCGTGAAGCTCCGCCCCGTGTGCGGCCGCCAGTTCGGCGGCGTGTTCGACCGCGCGCTCGGTGTCGGACGAGCCGTCGGTCGGCACGAGTATCCGGTCGTACATCTATCTGGTGGTTGGTAACATCCCACACATATTAAGCCTTTGCAGTCCGGTGCGACTGTGTTCTCTGTAGATAGAATTGGCGGTGCCCGCCTCTCCCCCGACTACCGTCGGAACTACAGTATCACGTCGGCCACGTCGCCCGTTCCCGCGCGCCGCACGACCGCCCGAACCACGTCCTGCGCCCCGGCGAGGTTGTCGGTGTCGCCGTCGAGGACGAGCAGTTTCCCGGCCCGGCCCTCCTCGATGACGCCGCAGTCGAGGCCTGCGATTTGCGCGCCGTTGAGCGTCGCCATCCGGAGGACTTCGCGGGCCGACACGTCCGCGAGTTTGGCGGCGAACTCCATCTCGCGGAACATCGAGGGGGAGTTGAGCATCACGTTGTCGGTGCCGAGTGCGACGGTGGTTCGCTCGACGAGGTCGGCGATGGGCGGGACGCCGACACCGGTCACGAGGTTCGAGCGCGGACAGACCACCACCGGCGTCTCGTTGTCCGCCAGTCTATCGAGGTGGAGTGGTTCGGGGTGGACCATGTGGACGAGGAAGTCGGGGTCGAGGTCGAGCGCGGGGTTGATGTCCGAGGCGTCGCGCTCGCCCGCGTGGATGCCGAACAATTTCTCCTCGCGGGCGGTCGCGTTGCGCTCCTTTGAGAAGTCGGCGTCGCGCGCACCGCTCGCGCCGAACCCGTCTGCGGCCTCCATCGCCTCGACGGTCTCTCTGCCCAGTATCACGGGGTCCACGTCGAGTCCTTCGACCGCCTCCCGGAGGGCGTAGACGCCTTCGACGCCGCCCTCGCGGAACTCGAGGAACGAGGCCGTGCCGGTCTCCTCCATCATCGTCGCGGACCGTCGCATGGCCTCGACCTTCTCCTCGCGGGAGGCCGCCCGCAGGAGTCGGTGCTTCAGACCGTCGGGCGGCGCGACGAGTTCGTCCAGACTCAGGCCGCCACCGGCCTCCTTGGCGATTGAGTCGCCGATGTGCGTGTGGGCGTTGACGAACGCGGGAAGCACGATGTTCGAGGACTCGGTCGATACCTCCTCGATTGCGGTTATCTCGCCGTCCTCGACCACGACCCGGCCCTCTACGGGTTCGAACTCCGGGCCGCGGAGGACGGTCCCCTCGACTATCATGTGTGTGTAACTCTCGGGGGAGTCCTTCAAATCCTCCCTTTTCGGTCGTCCCGAACGCACGGAAACCTGTAACCAGCGTGTCCAGTCTATTGACCACATCTATGTGCGTCGGTGGCATTACGGTATTCAATGACTGACGACGCCCGGTCGAACCCGCCCCCGGACGATGTCTCTGCGGCGGACGTGTACGAGCGCATCACCGACGCCGTCTTCGCGCTCGACGAGGAGTGGCGGTTCACGTACCTCGACGAGCAGGCCGAGCGCCTCCTCCAGCGGAGCGAGGACGAACTGCTCGGGTCGGTTATCTGGGACGAGTTCACCGAAGCGCCCGATTCGAAGTTCCGGCAGGAGTACGAACGCGCGATGGCGTCTCAGACCCCCGTGACGTTCGAGGCGCAGTACCCGCCGCTAGATACGTGGTTCGAGGTGCGCGCGTACCCCTCCGAGACGGGACTCTCGGTCTACTTCCGCGACGTGACGGAACGCGTCCGCCGGGAGAACGTCCTTCAGGAACGCGAACAGGCTCTCCGTCGCGCCTACGAGGTAATCGCGGACAGCGACCGGACGTTCTCCGAACAGATAGAGGCGCTCCTGAACGTCGTCAAGGACGCGGTCGGGACCGACTACGCGACGCTCTCGCGCGTCCACGGTGACCGGTACGTCTTCGAGGTGGTGGCCACTCCGGACGACGCCGACCTCGAAGCGGGCGACACGGTCCCGCTGAAGTCGACGAACTGTGACCGCGTCGTCGCGACCGAGCAGACGCTCGTTCTCAACGACGTCGAGCGAGACGCGCCGGAGATGGCCGACCGGTCGGGGAACGCCGAGTGGGGAATCTCCTGTTACCTCGGCGCGCCGGTGTCCGTGGGCGGCGACGTCTACGGTTCGTTCTGTTTCTACGACATGGAGTCGCGGAGTCGGGCGTTCTCCGACTGGCAGGTGACGTTCGTCAATCTCCTTAGCAACTGGGTGAGCTACGAACTCGAACGCCAGCGCCAGAACGAGCGACTCGAATCGTTCGCCGGCATGGTCGCCCACGAACTCCGCAACCCGCTCCACATCGCCCAACTCTACCACGAACGAGCGAGCGACGGCGACGAGGCGGCGGCCGAGGAGGTGGCCACCGCACTCGAACGCATCGAGGAGATAATCGACGTCGTTCTGGTC
Encoded proteins:
- a CDS encoding biotin--[acetyl-CoA-carboxylase] ligase, whose protein sequence is MNDTRRAVLDALADGPVPGPELADSLGVSRNAVWKHVEALRDAGFEITSDDDGYVLDAPPEYGGPAVEFGLDAPFEVEYYDAIGSTNDRARELATEGTADVAVLADEQTGSRGRLDREWSAPSGGVWASVVLRPDLPPAHAPALTLAAAVATTDAAREAGVPAEIKWPNDVLVGNEGERGGRKLAGILTEMEGEADRVSWVVVGVGVNANVSTDDLPEGATSIEAEVGDIDRRAFVQRLLERFDELRADPEKAVEAWRERSATLGQRVRVETGVAQSATDDERGDRESTGELVGEAVDVAFPGALVVETDDGERVRVHAGDCEHLRPV
- a CDS encoding amidohydrolase family protein, whose amino-acid sequence is MIVEGTVLRGPEFEPVEGRVVVEDGEITAIEEVSTESSNIVLPAFVNAHTHIGDSIAKEAGGGLSLDELVAPPDGLKHRLLRAASREEKVEAMRRSATMMEETGTASFLEFREGGVEGVYALREAVEGLDVDPVILGRETVEAMEAADGFGASGARDADFSKERNATAREEKLFGIHAGERDASDINPALDLDPDFLVHMVHPEPLHLDRLADNETPVVVCPRSNLVTGVGVPPIADLVERTTVALGTDNVMLNSPSMFREMEFAAKLADVSAREVLRMATLNGAQIAGLDCGVIEEGRAGKLLVLDGDTDNLAGAQDVVRAVVRRAGTGDVADVIL
- a CDS encoding ATP-binding protein; this translates as MTDDARSNPPPDDVSAADVYERITDAVFALDEEWRFTYLDEQAERLLQRSEDELLGSVIWDEFTEAPDSKFRQEYERAMASQTPVTFEAQYPPLDTWFEVRAYPSETGLSVYFRDVTERVRRENVLQEREQALRRAYEVIADSDRTFSEQIEALLNVVKDAVGTDYATLSRVHGDRYVFEVVATPDDADLEAGDTVPLKSTNCDRVVATEQTLVLNDVERDAPEMADRSGNAEWGISCYLGAPVSVGGDVYGSFCFYDMESRSRAFSDWQVTFVNLLSNWVSYELERQRQNERLESFAGMVAHELRNPLHIAQLYHERASDGDEAAAEEVATALERIEEIIDVVLVTARSEDSVIDWEAVELADAATEAWANVTAGESKLAVETDLTVESDPIHLQHLLQNLFKNAVEHGSTSPRSQVHEDAVEHTDSGVTVTVGRLPSGFYVADDGPGIPPEERATVFDAGYTTDEGGIGLGLTFVKQLADTYDWECRVTESDAGGTRFEFTGVDIIGE